In a single window of the Elaeis guineensis isolate ETL-2024a chromosome 6, EG11, whole genome shotgun sequence genome:
- the LOC105047048 gene encoding uncharacterized protein, whose product MARCRNPPAWNCAARFLLRCGRPAARCLLVRTSRDDGAAEANPRDPALPPDVEMFNSSVNAKDSYVGLFVRMLGLDNDPLDREQAVITLWKYSEGGKNCIEAIMQFPGCINLVVSLLKSESCSTCEAAAGLLRTVSSINLYRDIVAESGAIEEIFRLLCQSFLAPEVKEQSLCTLWNLSIDEKLRVRIANNDFLPMVVKFLDDEEIKVKEAAGGILANLALSPCNHSIMVEAGVIPKLADLFKSNNEGYKIIRKEAKTTLLELSKDGYYRILVIEEGLIRVPVVGAAAYKSFRPQTYSWPSLPDGTEIQRNSRPSRYGASELLLGLNIREKNFNLENMKVHAMVGRSQQQFLARIGAIEMEDERNSQSESSLNQQYTLLPWMDGVARLVLIIVLEDVSAITRAAYSIADVSINERMRLSFKEAGAVRHLVKLLQHDNEATRDAAVHALDRLSVSYVVCQTIEAEGGSDLLINILKDSNTSSSLLEMTVNILCRIFDPVNDVKTKFQDKFVDESEKVLIGTSSSQDFDGLSISKTSSVSEGTTREKIIDSDVIVCLIDILRTSSPNLQIKVASILEFVAAFEQHVATITAAGINSALDVVFQKGSLDGMDGDDDNALEWNAIEAEEIGLAVAAASRLLAKLLNFEQFCHSIDAMHFVHLLRKILKCNIPLHTKDWVAACLIKLESKFGLASNLGHSIDMEVTLYEMIPRLVEQMRTSFADESREAAVIELNKIISEGVMECTRAVAAAGGIFPLVELIKDGRGDALEASLAILHNLSMHTENHAAIIAAGAVPILKRIVLSEGPQWKRALRLLRTLPT is encoded by the exons TCTAGACAATGATCCACTTGACAGGGAGCAGGCAGTAATCACACTTTGGAAATATTCCGAAGGAGGGAAAAATTGTATAGAAGCGATTATGCAATTTCCTGGCTGCATTAATCTTGTTGTAAGCCTTCTAAAGTCGGAATCCTGTTCTACATGTGAAGCAGCTGCAGGTCTCTTACGGACTGTTTCTTCAATTAACTTATACAGAGATATTGTTGCTGAAAGTGGTGCAATTGAAGAAATATTCAGGCTTCTTTGCCAATCCTTTTTGGCGCCAGAGGTGAAGGAGCAAAGTTTATGTACCTTATGGAACTTATCTATTGACGAGAAACTTAGGGTAAGAATTGCAAATAATGACTTCTTACCAATGGTTGTTAAATTCCTTGATGATGAGGAAATAAAGGTGAAGGAGGCAGCAGGTGGAATTCTGGCAAATTTGGCTTTAAGTCCTTGTAATCACAGCATTATGGTAGAAGCTGGTGTGATTCCCAAGCTGGCTGATCTTTTTAAAAGCAATAATGAAGGCTACAAAATCATTCGAAAGGAAGCAAAAACTACATTATTGGAACTTTCTAAAGATGGATACTACAGAATTCTTGTTATCGAGGAGGGTCTGATCCGGGTTCCTGTAGTTGGTGCTGCTGCTTATAAGTCATTCAGACCTCAAACTTATTCATGGCCCTCTTTACCTGATGGCACAGAAATTCAGCGGAATTCGCGTCCTTCAAGATATGGTGCTTCTGAACTACTTCTTGGATTGAATATTCGTGAGAAGAACTTCAATCTGGAAAACATGAAGGTACATGCCATGGTTGGACGTTCACAGCAGCAGTTTCTTGCACGAATAGGAGCTATTGAGATGGAAGATGAAAGAAATTCTCAGTCAGAATCTTCGCTGAATCAACAATATACTCTCTTGCCATGGATGGATGGTGTTGCTCGACTAGTTCTGATTATTGTGCTTGAAGATGTGTCAGCAATTACAAGGGCTGCTTATTCAATTGCTGACGTATCCATCAATGAGCGCATGAGACTCTCATTCAAGGAAGCAGGAGCTGTAAGACATTTGGTAAAGCTACTACAACATGATAATGAGGCTACTAGAGATGCTGCAGTTCATGCACTAGACAGACTTAGTGTCAG CTATGTGGTTTGCCAGACTATTGAAGCGGAAGGTGGATCAGATCTCCTGATTAACATACTCAAGGACTCAAACACATCAAGCAGCCTGTTAGAAATG ACTGTGAATATACTTTGTCGAATTTTTGATCCAGTCAATGATGTGAAAACAAAA TTCCAAGACAAATTTGTCGATGAGTCAGAGAAAGTACTGATTGGTACAAGCAGTTCACAGGATTTTGATGGATTATCAATTTCAAAAACCTCTTCGGTATCTGAAGGGACGACAAG GGAGAAAATAATAGACTCTGATGTAATAGTGTGCCTCATTGATATCTTGAGGACATCCTCTCCAAATTTGCAAATAAAGGTTGCTTCTATTCTTGAGTTTGTAGCAGCTTTTGAACAACATGTGGCCACTATCACTGCAGCTGGCATTAATTCTGCGCTTGATGTCGTTTTTCAAAAGGGATCTTTGGATG GCATGGATGGTGATGACGACAATGCACTCGAGTGGAATGCTATTGAAGCTGAAGAAATTGGCCTTGCAGTAGCTGCAGCATCCAGATTGCTAGCAAAGTTGCTGAATTTTGAGCAATTCTGTCACAGTATAGATGCTATGCATTTTGTACATTTACTTCGGAAGATCCTGAAGTGCAATATTCCTCTTCACACAAAGGACTGGGTTGCTGCATGTCTTATAAAGCTAGAATCAAAATTTGGTTTGGCCAGTAATCTAGGGCATTCTATTGACATGGAAGTTACGCTGTATGAGATGATTCCACGACTTGTTGAACAAATGAGGACATCATTTGCCGATGAATCTCGAGAGGCAGCAGTCATAGAACTGAACAAGATAATCTCTGAAGGAGTGATGGAGTGCACGAGGGCAGTTGCTGCTGCAGGAGGTATATTTCCATTAGTGGAACTAATCAAAGATGGACGAGGTGATGCACTTGAAGCTAGCTTGGCCATCCTACATAACCTAAGCATGCATACTGAGAATCATGCAGCAATAATTGCTGCTGGAGCAGTaccaattttgaaaaggatagttCTCTCAGAAGGGCCACAATGGAAGCGTGCACTTCGTCTGCTGAGAACGTTACCAACATGA